Proteins co-encoded in one Cydia strobilella chromosome 14, ilCydStro3.1, whole genome shotgun sequence genomic window:
- the LOC134747026 gene encoding uncharacterized protein LOC134747026, translating to MSGKLQDYQVLDVLCGGTFYKVRHKVTNDIFAWKAYDCTAYSNEQLRDVAFDADAINKACGGAAALLRVHDTVLHAPSRTLYFVLEHGVWRSVAELIDACDSADKCASEAFVWHLLLELARACRALRNVKLSVLRVCLSPATVLVEEGGAVRLHCCEPAAAPGAPTTPVLRQLGDLLSALCAAPRADKNSQYSDDLLHIIGFLMDERNSNLHPDVILYHPTVLANIETFSRPKHLSELLVSVDYSHSTSVNKCDSEKAVELSRAVQPAPRSSKTQESPIYCNITPKKYCNKEILESNSPQGQLSPTIAALALELPGFVPRSRKAITGALTTYNAAQQVTENALSKQWMSRLIALRQREHSLNQRERDLIAKEILNSPAAKIISLNDSEVPDNSESNGITLPPMITQAEDRQWVSRRHRRTSSARLKNRRKTFAYEDLDSSLSADNGDGSMIITATKFTKDNMPRNLFPEPAKKVHFTPINPFAESDESVTLTFYELENVDKEGYQLPRQQEQVGKDISKFKYLNLEKMTSEKRAAMPWSHSSPSKQAKMSQTIFSDITNTKGNLKKTPSKSSITSKGSSISRFSIASSKSQWSMDSSKASDGSISDRTRASIRQSLAQTPIAPDAKKKSRKSLLPFKTPFKFITSTKI from the coding sequence ATGTCGGGTAAACTGCAGGACTATCAAGTTTTAGACGTTTTGTGTGGCGGCACGTTCTACAAAGTACGGCACAAGGTCACCAACGACATATTCGCATGGAAGGCGTACGATTGCACTGCGTACTCGAACGAGCAGCTACGGGACGTTGCGTTCGACGCGGATGCAATAAACAAAGCCTGCGGCGGCGCTGCGGCCCTGCTGCGCGTGCACGACACGGTGCTGCATGCGCCCTCGCGCACTCTGTACTTCGTGTTGGAGCACGGCGTCTGGCGCAGCGTCGCCGAGCTCATCGACGCCTGCGACTCCGCCGACAAGTGCGCTTCGGAGGCCTTCGTGTGGCACCTGCTGCTGGAGCTGGCGCGCGCGTGCCGGGCGCTCCGGAACGTTAAACTCTCCGTCCTACGTGTCTGCCTCTCGCCAGCTACAGTTCTTGTCGAAGAGGGCGGTGCAGTGCGTTTGCATTGTTGTGAGCCAGCGGCGGCGCCCGGGGCGCCCACCACTCCCGTCTTGCGGCAACTCGGCGACCTGCTGAGTGCTTTGTGCGCCGCGCCCCGCGCCGACAAGAACTCACAATACAGCGACGATCTCCTCCACATTATCGGTTTCCTCATGGACGAACGGAACTCGAATCTACATCCAGATGTCATACTCTACCACCCTACGGTGCTTGCCAACATCGAAACGTTTTCTCGCCCCAAACATTTGAGTGAATTACTTGTCTCGGTTGATTACTCACATTCCACTTCAGTGAACAAGTGTGACTCCGAGAAGGCTGTGGAGTTGAGTAGGGCCGTGCAGCCTGCGCCGCGGTCGTCGAAAACGCAGGAGAGCCCTATTTACTGCAATATtactccaaaaaaatattgtaataaagaAATTTTAGAGTCTAACTCGCCTCAAGGCCAGTTGTCTCCTACTATAGCTGCCTTGGCTCTCGAGCTGCCAGGATTCGTTCCTCGCAGCCGAAAAGCGATAACTGGAGCCCTGACCACATACAATGCTGCCCAGCAAGTGACAGAAAACGCTCTGAGCAAGCAATGGATGTCTCGCCTCATTGCATTGAGACAAAGGGAACACAGTCTCAATCAGAGGGAAAGAGACCTCATTGCGAAGGAGATTTTAAACAGTCCTGCTGCTAAGATAATTTCTCTGAATGATTCTGAGGTGCCAGACAATAGTGAGAGTAATGGGATCACCCTGCCTCCCATGATAACACAAGCAGAGGACAGGCAGTGGGTGTCGCGCCGCCACAGGCGAACTAGCTCAGCGCGCCTCAAAAATCGGCGAAAAACGTTCGCATACGAGGATTTGGACAGCTCCCTGTCCGCTGACAATGGAGACGGCAGCATGATCATCACAGCCACCAAATTCACCAAGGACAACATGCCTCGGAACTTGTTTCCTGAACCGGCTAAGAAAGTTCACTTTACCCCGATCAACCCATTTGCAGAGAGTGATGAAAGTGTGACCTTGACCTTCTATGAGTTAGAAAATGTTGACAAGGAAGGCTACCAGCTGCCAAGACAGCAAGAGCAAGTGGGCAAAGACATTTCTAAGTTCAAATACTTAAATTTAGAGAAGATGACCTCTGAGAAAAGGGCAGCTATGCCCTGGAGCCACTCTTCACCTTCTAAGCAGGCCAAGATGTCACAGACCATATTCTCGGACATCACCAACACTaaaggaaatttaaaaaaaaccccatCAAAGTCGAGCATCACTTCAAAAGGGTCAAGCATCTCAAGATTCTCTATAGCTTCAAGCAAAAGTCAGTGGAGTATGGACTCTAGCAAGGCAAGTGATGGCAGCATCTCTGACAGGACTAGGGCCAGTATCCGGCAGTCCTTAGCACAGACCCCCATAGCCCCTGATGCTAAAAAGAAAAGCAGAAAATCTCTGCTGCCCTTCAAAACGCCATTTAAATTCATCACCTCAACTAAAATTTag